In a single window of the Photobacterium profundum SS9 genome:
- a CDS encoding ABC transporter permease — MLVKLAWRNLWRQKRRTVLTASALALALLLSLFMRSLQEGGYASNIDNSARFFTGLIQLQHPEFRESQSIDDLLSATDAFIEPVRSNPHITHLLPRIESFALAAAAEKSKGVMVLGISPELENQYSHISQRLVAGEYLTDGDSQVLVGEGLAKSLGLSVGDDIILYGQGYHGQTAAGLYPIKGIVKFPIPALDQQLVYLPLTQAQTLYSTGNQVTAWVLHTDDLVNLEQTVDELSRTYTDRAVVRDWQDLSPEMAQQIMMDKVGGIFMMYLLYGIVGFGLFATILMMTLERQREFGVMLATGLLRRKLLMLIGIESAFIGVLGVVIGLILTLPVLLWFYYNPYELTGELAQAVLELGWEPVLKVLIAPWLFKEQIMLVLGLLFFCLIYPMWRIYRLDLVSALKGGAHAD; from the coding sequence ATGTTAGTAAAATTAGCGTGGCGAAACTTGTGGCGTCAAAAACGGCGAACAGTGCTAACAGCATCCGCCTTAGCACTGGCGTTATTATTATCCTTGTTTATGCGTAGCCTGCAAGAGGGTGGGTATGCCAGCAATATTGATAATAGTGCCCGCTTCTTTACTGGATTAATTCAACTACAGCACCCTGAATTTAGAGAAAGCCAAAGTATTGATGATTTATTATCTGCCACAGATGCTTTTATCGAACCTGTCCGTAGTAACCCACATATAACCCATTTATTGCCACGTATTGAATCTTTTGCCCTTGCTGCGGCGGCAGAGAAATCGAAAGGTGTCATGGTTTTAGGCATATCACCTGAGCTTGAAAATCAATATTCACACATTTCGCAAAGACTCGTCGCAGGTGAGTACTTAACCGACGGTGATTCTCAGGTATTAGTCGGAGAGGGCTTAGCCAAATCATTAGGGTTAAGTGTGGGTGATGACATCATTTTATACGGGCAGGGCTATCATGGTCAGACCGCTGCGGGTTTGTATCCGATAAAAGGCATTGTGAAGTTTCCTATTCCCGCACTTGATCAGCAGTTGGTTTATTTACCATTAACGCAAGCACAAACCTTATATAGCACAGGCAATCAAGTTACCGCTTGGGTGCTGCATACCGATGATTTAGTCAACCTTGAACAAACGGTCGATGAGTTATCGCGCACTTATACTGACCGTGCCGTAGTGCGTGATTGGCAGGATTTATCACCCGAGATGGCACAGCAAATTATGATGGATAAGGTCGGCGGCATTTTCATGATGTACCTGCTTTATGGCATTGTTGGTTTTGGGTTGTTTGCCACGATTTTGATGATGACATTAGAACGTCAGCGTGAGTTCGGTGTCATGTTAGCCACCGGATTATTACGTAGAAAACTATTAATGCTGATTGGTATCGAATCGGCATTTATTGGTGTGTTAGGTGTGGTCATAGGGTTGATATTAACCTTGCCTGTTTTGCTGTGGTTTTATTACAACCCTTATGAATTAACCGGAGAACTCGCACAGGCAGTGCTTGAGTTAGGCTGGGAACCCGTTCTAAAAGTATTGATAGCACCTTGGCTTTTTAAAGAACAAATAATGCTGGTGTTGGGATTACTTTTCTTCTGTTTGATTTACCCAATGTGGCGCATTTACCGTCTTGATCTTGTGAGCGCATTAAAAGGAGGTGCCCATGCTGATTAA
- a CDS encoding autotransporter outer membrane beta-barrel domain-containing protein produces MRYESLSIVIARTLPIIIVLPFCAISAEDSNGNSSSVKEDVYAVISTLMDVGSDIRGDKFIHQGGGNRSSNINKSKILQQNNLNTAELTERANSIRNSTKNHYPPQNVTPKSTEVIFYQDGFLGTDNSSRLGAYVRFDQEKNTIEQQTLVFESNPEREGYSVTLGGDYLLNEKYLFGVALGLPFYDSGLENSESEIDGLVASGYFSYFQDQWYMDFTASYALVDTDIERKISHYSDNVITNSDDADSDIWVFSFGGGYVINQGYWNIALESTIQHTLSDSDRYTERPSRGNSNYLISKVNDVDNLESTMLITGASFSYSFRSSLGIFQPYLRSYVHYDFDSNSEKVISQLKADNSGMILPIIINSDDQLYGRMHLGVSSVFNNGWHGFAEASTLIGLDDLDAYTFTLGIGIPFN; encoded by the coding sequence ATGCGATATGAATCATTATCTATCGTAATTGCTAGAACGTTACCTATTATAATTGTATTACCATTTTGTGCTATTTCAGCTGAAGATAGCAATGGTAATTCATCAAGCGTAAAAGAAGATGTTTATGCTGTTATTTCAACACTCATGGATGTCGGGTCAGATATTCGAGGTGATAAATTCATTCATCAAGGCGGTGGCAACCGTTCTTCAAATATCAATAAAAGTAAGATATTACAACAAAATAACTTAAACACTGCTGAGCTTACGGAACGAGCAAATAGCATCAGAAATAGTACTAAAAATCATTATCCCCCCCAAAATGTAACGCCTAAATCAACAGAAGTAATATTTTATCAAGATGGATTTTTAGGGACTGACAATTCTTCACGTTTAGGGGCCTATGTACGTTTTGATCAAGAAAAAAATACGATAGAACAACAAACATTGGTGTTTGAAAGTAACCCTGAAAGGGAAGGTTACTCAGTTACATTAGGTGGTGATTACTTACTTAATGAAAAATATTTATTCGGTGTGGCACTGGGTTTACCCTTTTATGATTCAGGTCTTGAAAACTCAGAGAGTGAAATTGATGGTTTAGTTGCATCAGGCTACTTCAGTTATTTTCAAGATCAATGGTATATGGATTTTACAGCGAGCTATGCGCTTGTTGATACCGATATTGAACGTAAAATTAGTCACTATAGTGATAATGTTATAACCAATTCTGATGATGCAGATTCTGATATTTGGGTTTTTTCGTTCGGTGGTGGCTATGTAATAAACCAAGGTTATTGGAATATCGCTTTAGAAAGTACCATTCAACATACATTATCGGATAGTGACCGCTATACAGAAAGGCCATCAAGAGGTAATTCTAATTATCTAATTTCTAAAGTGAATGATGTTGATAATTTAGAATCAACTATGTTGATTACAGGAGCCAGTTTTTCGTATTCTTTTCGATCGAGTTTAGGCATATTCCAACCTTATTTACGCTCTTACGTTCATTACGATTTTGATTCAAATTCAGAAAAAGTAATCAGTCAATTGAAAGCGGATAACTCAGGTATGATTTTGCCTATTATTATTAACTCTGATGACCAATTATATGGGCGTATGCATCTTGGTGTATCCAGTGTGTTTAATAACGGGTGGCATGGTTTTGCAGAGGCTAGCACTTTGATTGGATTAGATGATTTAGATGCTTATACCTTTACATTAGGTATTGGTATCCCGTTTAATTAA
- a CDS encoding thiolase family protein, which produces MEKTIWIVSAKRTPLGSFQGKLKAFSAPQLGQFAIKAALDAVPISPDCINEVFMGCVLTAGCGQAPARQAALGAGLSYSVGCTTINKVCGSGMKSVMLAHDLIKAGSIGCAVAGGMESMSNAPYLLKESRNGMRIGHKTTYDHMFLDGLQDAYEGDLMGVYAQHIADRLNYTREQMDEWATMSVQRSLDAQTQQLFTDEIVPISLSTKGAAAPEDGTNTHNSKTLDYDEHPREVDLQKIPKLTPVFAMHGTVTAANSSAISDGAAALVVMNAEIAQQQGLEPLAIIRGHTTHARKPAEFTLAPVYAIEQLLSKLDWSIDEVDLWEINEAFAVVTQIAVRQLGLDIDKVNIKGGACALGHPIGASGARILVTLIHSLRQIQALDTEHEPNKKVMRGVASLCIGGGEATAMGIEIPL; this is translated from the coding sequence ATGGAAAAAACCATTTGGATTGTATCTGCAAAACGTACACCGTTAGGTAGCTTTCAAGGCAAGCTTAAAGCGTTTTCTGCCCCTCAATTAGGGCAATTTGCCATCAAGGCTGCACTTGATGCGGTGCCTATTTCACCTGATTGTATCAATGAAGTTTTTATGGGTTGTGTATTGACTGCGGGCTGCGGTCAAGCGCCTGCTCGTCAAGCGGCTTTAGGAGCAGGGCTGTCGTATTCTGTTGGTTGCACGACGATTAATAAAGTCTGCGGTTCAGGGATGAAATCAGTCATGTTAGCGCATGATTTGATTAAGGCTGGGTCAATAGGTTGTGCTGTTGCTGGTGGTATGGAAAGCATGAGCAACGCACCATACCTCCTGAAGGAGTCACGCAATGGTATGCGGATCGGTCATAAAACAACGTATGACCATATGTTTCTAGATGGCTTACAAGATGCGTATGAAGGCGACTTAATGGGTGTGTATGCTCAACATATTGCCGATAGGTTAAATTACACCAGAGAGCAGATGGATGAATGGGCGACTATGTCGGTTCAACGCTCTTTAGATGCGCAAACACAGCAGTTATTTACCGATGAAATAGTGCCAATTTCGTTATCAACTAAAGGTGCGGCAGCACCAGAAGACGGTACGAATACACATAACAGTAAGACGTTAGATTACGATGAACACCCTCGCGAAGTAGATCTCCAAAAAATCCCCAAGCTCACTCCTGTATTTGCGATGCACGGTACTGTAACAGCAGCAAATTCAAGTGCGATTTCCGATGGTGCTGCTGCATTAGTGGTGATGAATGCTGAAATTGCGCAGCAACAAGGATTAGAGCCTCTTGCCATTATCAGGGGGCATACCACACATGCTCGTAAGCCAGCAGAATTCACACTTGCGCCTGTTTACGCTATTGAACAATTGTTATCTAAATTAGATTGGTCGATTGATGAAGTTGATTTATGGGAAATCAATGAAGCTTTCGCTGTGGTTACACAAATAGCGGTGCGCCAATTAGGTTTAGATATTGATAAGGTAAATATTAAAGGAGGCGCGTGTGCGCTTGGGCATCCCATTGGTGCCAGTGGTGCACGTATTCTGGTTACGCTTATTCATAGCCTGAGGCAGATTCAAGCATTAGATACCGAACATGAACCTAATAAAAAAGTGATGCGCGGCGTTGCTTCACTTTGTATTGGAGGGGGAGAAGCGACAGCAATGGGTATCGAAATTCCGCTATAA
- a CDS encoding outer membrane lipoprotein-sorting protein has protein sequence MRTLPIILLSLVSVFSMGLHAQTATDIVTKSDLQMRGDSSYTELTMNIIRPDWTRSMSMKSWTKGKELSLVLVTAPAKDKGSASLKRQREMWNWIPSIERVIKIAPSMLGQSWMGSDFTNDDLINQSSIVVDYTHAIHGTEVFDNDNTYVINAIAKPDAPVVWSKVRLWISKDTYLQRKVEFYDEFDELVNTMKTYDIKQLGGRKIATRMEMVPADKPGNKTEMITYQAQFNFAIKDSFFSQSQMKVLRD, from the coding sequence ATGCGAACGTTACCGATTATTTTACTGAGTCTGGTGAGTGTATTTTCAATGGGGTTACATGCCCAAACAGCCACAGACATTGTGACAAAATCAGATCTTCAAATGCGCGGAGACTCGAGCTACACCGAACTAACAATGAACATCATTCGTCCTGATTGGACGCGCTCGATGAGCATGAAAAGTTGGACGAAAGGGAAAGAATTATCGTTAGTGTTAGTGACTGCACCAGCCAAAGATAAAGGCAGTGCATCACTTAAGCGTCAACGCGAAATGTGGAATTGGATACCAAGTATTGAACGTGTGATCAAGATAGCGCCATCGATGCTCGGGCAATCTTGGATGGGGTCAGATTTTACCAACGATGATCTTATTAACCAGTCGTCTATCGTAGTGGATTACACCCATGCAATACACGGTACAGAAGTGTTTGATAATGATAATACCTATGTGATTAATGCGATCGCAAAGCCAGATGCGCCAGTGGTGTGGAGTAAAGTACGTTTGTGGATATCGAAAGACACGTATTTACAGCGAAAAGTAGAATTCTATGATGAATTTGATGAGCTAGTTAATACGATGAAAACATACGATATTAAGCAACTTGGTGGACGTAAAATTGCCACCAGAATGGAAATGGTTCCTGCTGATAAACCGGGAAATAAGACAGAGATGATCACCTATCAGGCGCAGTTTAATTTTGCTATCAAAGACAGCTTCTTTTCTCAAAGCCAGATGAAGGTATTACGAGATTAA
- a CDS encoding MerR family transcriptional regulator translates to METFKISELAKEFDITTRSIRFYEDMGLIHPTRQGNIRVYQRRDKIRLQLILRGKRLGFSLAEIRELFELYDTNQSDNQLNQMLTIIDDKQVTLQRQLNDINVVMSELNAARKRCHQALNRSKTS, encoded by the coding sequence GTGGAAACATTTAAAATTAGCGAACTCGCCAAAGAGTTTGATATCACGACAAGAAGCATTCGTTTTTATGAAGATATGGGGCTTATTCACCCAACTCGACAAGGTAATATTCGGGTTTATCAACGTCGAGATAAGATACGGCTTCAATTAATTCTACGAGGGAAACGACTCGGTTTTTCTCTGGCTGAAATTAGAGAATTGTTTGAGCTATACGATACAAATCAAAGTGATAATCAGCTCAATCAAATGCTCACTATTATTGATGACAAACAAGTCACGTTACAACGCCAACTTAATGATATCAATGTTGTAATGAGCGAACTCAATGCTGCCCGTAAACGTTGTCATCAAGCGCTTAACCGTTCAAAAACAAGCTAA
- a CDS encoding ABC transporter permease, whose product MLIKLAWRNLWRNKLRTGIMLFAMVFGLIGVAGMIGFMNGMYGNMIDNAIAWQTSNIQIHRSEYINEPEINDTIIGSEQIIAQLRDMPDVSAWSARFIADGMVASARSTRGVKINGIDLEAEAKVTPLVSHIIEGEWLSEQGRNPVLVSSKTAERLRLRVGSKVVLTFTDAANDVSGSAFRVRGIFKSPSSSFDDGNVYVRRSDLSALAHIDGVHEIAIVVNEATPSSNIVTQAVKAQLQAKTSALNTIRDWQQIQPMLATMIKQTGTSTAIILGIFVSAMGLGIVNIMLMSVFERTREFGVLMAVGMQKHKVFLLIMLETSLLGMSGALLGVGFCVVLMMLLQTTGISLNSMAEGLGAFGVDTTIYPRVSFGEYQLIFLTVVAASFLAALYPARQILKQRPADAMAEKH is encoded by the coding sequence ATGCTGATTAAACTTGCTTGGCGTAACTTATGGCGCAATAAATTACGTACCGGCATCATGCTTTTCGCTATGGTGTTTGGTTTGATTGGTGTCGCAGGCATGATCGGCTTTATGAATGGTATGTACGGCAATATGATTGATAATGCCATCGCTTGGCAAACCAGTAATATTCAAATCCACCGTAGTGAATATATTAATGAGCCAGAGATCAACGACACCATCATTGGATCAGAGCAGATCATCGCTCAATTACGAGATATGCCAGACGTTAGCGCGTGGTCGGCACGCTTTATCGCTGATGGTATGGTGGCTTCTGCACGTTCGACACGCGGGGTAAAGATCAATGGTATTGATCTGGAGGCTGAAGCGAAAGTAACGCCGTTAGTCAGTCACATTATTGAAGGCGAATGGTTATCAGAACAAGGGCGAAACCCGGTATTAGTGTCGAGTAAAACCGCAGAACGTTTACGCTTACGTGTGGGATCAAAAGTCGTTTTAACTTTTACTGATGCCGCTAATGATGTATCGGGATCAGCGTTTCGTGTTCGCGGTATTTTTAAGAGTCCGTCGAGCAGTTTTGACGACGGCAATGTGTATGTTAGGCGCAGTGATTTAAGTGCTCTTGCCCATATCGACGGTGTTCATGAAATAGCCATAGTGGTAAATGAAGCTACACCATCATCGAACATTGTGACGCAAGCGGTAAAAGCACAATTACAGGCTAAAACCAGCGCATTGAATACCATTCGAGACTGGCAACAGATTCAACCTATGTTAGCGACGATGATTAAGCAAACGGGTACCAGTACCGCAATTATTCTCGGCATTTTTGTATCAGCGATGGGCTTAGGCATTGTGAATATCATGTTGATGTCGGTGTTTGAGCGTACTCGTGAGTTTGGTGTATTGATGGCTGTGGGTATGCAGAAACATAAGGTGTTCTTACTGATCATGCTTGAGACAAGCTTACTGGGAATGAGTGGTGCGTTACTGGGCGTGGGGTTTTGTGTTGTATTAATGATGTTATTACAAACAACGGGTATTTCATTAAATTCAATGGCTGAAGGCTTGGGGGCGTTCGGCGTTGATACGACTATATACCCGAGAGTGTCATTCGGCGAATACCAGTTAATCTTTCTTACTGTGGTTGCCGCAAGCTTTTTGGCGGCACTTTATCCGGCGCGTCAAATATTAAAGCAGCGCCCAGCAGATGCGATGGCGGAGAAACACTGA
- a CDS encoding ABC transporter ATP-binding protein has product MSIQINQLCKTYNPESDFPVHAVKSLDLTIEQGEFVAVVGPSGSGKTTLLNMLGGIDVPTSGEVKIDGNDICHLSEKDLIAFRRDHIGFIFQDYSLLPVLTALENVEFVMQLQGHKEAECRERASDLLEQVGLAEQLHKRPTKLSGGQQQRVAVARALAPRPRFVMADEPTANLDARSTAELLDIMQQLNQQEGTTFIFSTHDPRVIKRARRVIVFEDGQLTEDRRQ; this is encoded by the coding sequence ATGAGCATTCAAATTAATCAATTGTGCAAAACATATAATCCGGAATCTGATTTTCCCGTTCATGCTGTTAAGTCGCTCGATTTAACCATTGAACAAGGTGAATTTGTCGCGGTAGTGGGTCCCTCGGGGTCGGGTAAAACGACACTGTTGAATATGCTTGGTGGCATTGATGTTCCCACGTCTGGTGAAGTAAAAATAGACGGTAATGACATTTGCCATTTATCAGAAAAAGACTTAATTGCTTTTCGCCGCGATCATATTGGTTTCATTTTTCAAGACTACAGTTTGCTACCCGTATTAACGGCATTAGAAAACGTAGAATTTGTTATGCAGTTACAAGGCCATAAAGAAGCTGAATGTCGCGAGCGAGCGAGTGACTTATTGGAACAAGTAGGGCTCGCTGAACAACTGCATAAAAGACCGACGAAGCTATCTGGTGGTCAGCAGCAGCGTGTTGCAGTGGCTCGTGCATTAGCACCACGACCAAGATTTGTAATGGCGGATGAACCTACCGCAAACTTAGATGCTAGAAGTACAGCAGAATTGCTGGATATTATGCAGCAGCTAAATCAGCAAGAAGGCACGACATTTATTTTTTCGACTCACGATCCTCGAGTCATTAAACGTGCACGCAGAGTTATTGTGTTTGAAGACGGTCAGTTGACAGAGGATCGCCGTCAGTGA
- a CDS encoding hydroxymethylglutaryl-CoA lyase, translated as MNNINKLPKAVTIVEMGARDGLQNEAAVSTEAKINLINQLSLTGLTHIEAGSFVSPKWVPQMADSKHVLEKISRQPNVIYSALTPNLQGFEQAIQSKVNQVAIFTSSSESFCKKNINCSIAESLKRFVPLIAEAKRYNIPVRGYLSCVADCPYDGATKPEQVAAIAKELFDLGCYEVSLGDTIGTGTPLRIGRMLEAVQRNIPINHLAVHFHDTWGQALANIYQALTMGVSVIDSSVAGLGGCPYAVGASGNVATEDVLYMCRGLGIETGVNLNDIAKTGWTICHILNKQPSSKVSLALR; from the coding sequence ATGAATAACATAAATAAACTCCCTAAAGCGGTCACAATTGTTGAAATGGGGGCACGCGATGGTTTACAGAATGAAGCAGCGGTGAGCACAGAAGCTAAAATCAACCTTATCAATCAGTTGTCTCTAACAGGACTAACCCATATTGAAGCAGGATCATTTGTATCGCCTAAATGGGTGCCTCAAATGGCCGACTCAAAACACGTATTGGAAAAAATATCACGCCAACCCAATGTTATTTATTCAGCCTTAACCCCTAATTTACAAGGCTTTGAACAAGCAATTCAGTCGAAGGTAAATCAAGTTGCGATTTTTACATCATCATCTGAAAGTTTCTGCAAAAAAAATATCAATTGTTCTATCGCAGAAAGCCTTAAACGCTTTGTGCCACTAATAGCAGAAGCGAAGAGATACAACATACCGGTTAGAGGGTATTTATCTTGTGTTGCTGATTGCCCCTACGATGGTGCAACAAAACCTGAACAAGTTGCTGCTATCGCCAAAGAGTTGTTTGACTTAGGCTGTTACGAAGTGTCGCTTGGTGACACCATTGGTACAGGTACACCACTACGTATAGGTAGAATGTTAGAAGCAGTACAACGCAACATTCCAATTAATCATCTTGCTGTTCACTTTCATGATACTTGGGGGCAAGCACTCGCTAATATATATCAAGCGTTAACCATGGGTGTAAGCGTAATAGATAGCAGTGTTGCAGGGTTAGGTGGTTGCCCATATGCTGTAGGGGCAAGTGGAAATGTTGCGACCGAAGATGTGTTATATATGTGCCGCGGATTAGGCATAGAAACGGGCGTTAACCTGAATGATATAGCTAAAACTGGTTGGACGATCTGTCACATTTTAAATAAACAGCCCTCATCAAAAGTATCATTAGCTTTACGTTAA
- a CDS encoding CoA-acylating methylmalonate-semialdehyde dehydrogenase, translated as MIKSVPLFIDGEFRQSVTEEWVDVTNPATNDVIAELPCATEPEMVEAITSAANAFQSWKAVAVPDRARLMLRYQHLLKEHHDELATLLSQETGKILADAKGDVWRGIEVVEQAANIASNMMGEMVENVATDIDTYSITQPLGVCCGITPFNFPAMIPLWMFPIAIASGNTFVLKPSEQVPLTSIRLAELFEQAGAPKGVLQIIHGRKQQVDFLLSHPDIRTISFVGSVPVAQYIYQTGTQHFKRVQAFAGAKNHMVVMPDANKAQVISNLVGASVGAAGQRCMAISVAVFIDGAKEWIPDLKNEMEKIQPGCWDDANAGYGPLISAPAKTRVLGLIQEGKDQGAVCELDGSQCTVDGFPNGNWIGPTLFSGVKTNMSIYQQEIFGPVLMCIEVDTLEDAIALVNNNPYGNGTSIFTASGGAARKYQHEIQVGQVGINVPVPVPLPFFSFTGWRGSFYGDLHAYGKQAVRFYTETKTVTARWFDDDIPSGPNFTIHLK; from the coding sequence ATGATTAAATCTGTTCCCTTATTTATTGATGGTGAGTTTCGTCAGTCAGTGACTGAAGAGTGGGTGGATGTGACCAACCCCGCGACAAACGATGTGATTGCCGAATTGCCCTGCGCAACAGAGCCAGAAATGGTTGAAGCCATTACCAGTGCTGCTAACGCATTTCAATCATGGAAAGCTGTTGCTGTGCCTGATCGCGCCAGACTCATGCTGCGATATCAACATTTATTGAAAGAGCATCATGACGAACTGGCAACGCTACTATCGCAAGAAACAGGTAAAATTCTAGCCGATGCCAAAGGGGATGTGTGGCGTGGTATCGAAGTGGTTGAGCAAGCTGCCAATATAGCAAGCAACATGATGGGGGAAATGGTCGAGAACGTTGCAACAGATATCGATACTTACTCCATTACCCAACCGCTTGGTGTGTGCTGTGGTATTACCCCATTTAACTTTCCAGCAATGATCCCCTTGTGGATGTTTCCGATTGCTATCGCGAGCGGTAATACCTTTGTTTTAAAACCTTCCGAACAAGTACCGCTAACCTCAATCCGTTTAGCTGAATTATTTGAGCAAGCGGGTGCGCCAAAAGGGGTTCTACAGATTATTCATGGGCGAAAGCAACAAGTCGATTTTCTGTTGTCTCATCCAGACATTCGTACCATTTCGTTTGTGGGTTCAGTACCTGTTGCACAATATATTTATCAAACCGGTACGCAACACTTTAAACGTGTTCAGGCTTTTGCGGGTGCTAAAAATCATATGGTGGTAATGCCTGATGCCAATAAGGCACAGGTGATCAGTAATTTGGTTGGTGCATCTGTTGGGGCGGCGGGTCAACGTTGCATGGCAATTTCAGTCGCGGTGTTTATTGATGGGGCAAAAGAGTGGATTCCAGATTTAAAAAACGAAATGGAAAAGATTCAACCTGGATGTTGGGATGACGCTAACGCAGGCTATGGACCTTTAATTAGCGCTCCAGCAAAAACGCGCGTGCTGGGTTTAATTCAAGAAGGAAAAGATCAGGGAGCCGTGTGTGAACTCGATGGCAGCCAGTGTACAGTCGACGGTTTTCCTAATGGTAATTGGATAGGGCCGACACTATTTAGTGGCGTCAAAACGAACATGTCGATTTATCAGCAAGAAATATTTGGACCTGTATTGATGTGTATTGAGGTGGATACCTTAGAAGATGCCATTGCGTTGGTGAACAATAACCCATACGGCAACGGAACATCCATTTTTACTGCCAGTGGCGGTGCTGCCCGTAAATACCAACATGAAATTCAAGTCGGCCAAGTCGGTATCAATGTACCGGTTCCAGTGCCATTACCTTTCTTCTCGTTTACTGGCTGGAGAGGCAGTTTTTACGGTGATTTACATGCTTACGGTAAGCAAGCTGTTCGTTTTTACACAGAAACGAAAACGGTAACAGCGCGTTGGTTTGATGACGATATTCCATCAGGTCCCAACTTTACTATTCACTTGAAGTAG
- a CDS encoding isovaleryl-CoA dehydrogenase: MKIAYTPLNFNLGETINMLREQVNGFAAEHIAPIAADIDKDNQFPNHLWSLFGEMGLLGVTVSEEYGGADMGYLAHVIAMEEISRASASVALSYGAHSNLCVNQIFRNGTQAQRDKYLPKLIDGTHIGALAMSEPNAGSDVISMQLKAELEGDHYVLNGTKMWITNGPDAHTIVVYAKTNPSAKSHGITAFIIERDFEGFSHAQKLNKLGMRGSNTCELVFENCRVPQENILGKVNYGVEILMSGLDYERVVLAAGPLGIMQACLDLVVPYVHDRKQFGRSIGEFQLVQAKVADMYTRMNAARAYVYTVAAACDRGETTRKDAAGVILYSAELATQLALDAIQLLGGNGYINEFPAGRLLRDAKLYEIGAGTSEIRRMLIGRELFEESR, from the coding sequence ATGAAAATTGCGTATACCCCACTTAACTTCAACCTTGGCGAAACAATCAATATGCTGCGCGAGCAAGTCAATGGCTTTGCCGCGGAACATATTGCCCCTATTGCTGCAGATATTGATAAAGATAATCAGTTTCCTAATCATCTATGGTCACTCTTCGGGGAAATGGGGTTATTAGGTGTAACAGTTAGTGAGGAATATGGCGGTGCGGATATGGGGTATTTGGCGCACGTTATTGCGATGGAAGAAATAAGCCGAGCATCAGCCTCTGTCGCACTCAGTTATGGCGCGCATTCTAACCTCTGTGTAAACCAAATATTTCGAAATGGCACGCAAGCTCAACGTGATAAATACCTCCCCAAACTTATCGATGGTACCCACATCGGTGCGCTTGCGATGAGTGAACCGAATGCCGGTTCTGACGTCATCAGTATGCAATTAAAAGCTGAATTAGAAGGCGATCATTACGTTCTGAACGGTACTAAAATGTGGATCACCAATGGTCCAGATGCACACACCATCGTCGTTTACGCCAAAACAAATCCTAGCGCAAAATCTCATGGTATTACCGCTTTCATTATCGAGCGCGATTTTGAAGGGTTTAGCCATGCACAAAAGCTCAATAAGCTGGGAATGCGCGGTTCTAACACCTGTGAATTAGTGTTCGAGAACTGCCGAGTGCCGCAAGAAAATATTTTAGGTAAAGTGAATTATGGTGTCGAAATTCTAATGAGTGGGTTGGATTATGAGCGCGTCGTACTTGCTGCTGGTCCATTAGGTATTATGCAGGCCTGTCTCGATCTTGTTGTGCCTTATGTGCATGACCGCAAACAATTTGGTCGTTCTATTGGTGAATTCCAACTGGTTCAAGCCAAAGTTGCCGACATGTATACCCGCATGAATGCCGCACGTGCTTACGTTTATACTGTCGCAGCCGCTTGTGACCGGGGTGAAACCACACGAAAAGATGCCGCAGGGGTCATTTTATACAGCGCCGAACTAGCAACACAATTAGCGTTAGACGCCATTCAATTACTTGGTGGTAATGGCTACATCAATGAATTTCCAGCAGGTCGCTTATTACGAGATGCCAAACTTTACGAAATTGGCGCGGGTACTTCTGAAATAAGGCGCATGTTGATTGGTCGAGAATTATTTGAAGAATCACGTTAA